A single genomic interval of Haloterrigena salifodinae harbors:
- a CDS encoding DUF7282 domain-containing protein, with translation MVPMPRTRTIGVAVVAALVLLSGASLAVVATDAGTIQENETENETATVTFENQTSNGTAVVVNNTTLPEGGFAVIHAAAPDDGNETVTNLSAEYAPGDVLGNSTYLDPGEHENVTVELNESLEESQVLIAMAHQDTNGNETYEFPEADDPYTSDEEPVIDDALITLEDEMNETSE, from the coding sequence ATGGTTCCGATGCCACGTACGAGAACGATCGGCGTCGCAGTCGTCGCGGCGCTCGTCCTCCTCTCGGGGGCGAGCCTCGCGGTCGTCGCGACCGACGCCGGCACGATCCAAGAGAACGAGACGGAGAACGAAACGGCCACGGTGACGTTCGAGAACCAGACGTCGAACGGGACGGCAGTCGTGGTCAACAACACGACGCTGCCCGAGGGCGGCTTCGCCGTCATTCACGCAGCCGCACCCGACGACGGGAACGAGACCGTTACGAATCTGTCCGCGGAGTACGCACCCGGAGACGTCCTGGGTAATTCCACCTACCTTGACCCTGGCGAGCACGAGAACGTGACCGTCGAACTCAACGAATCCCTCGAGGAGAGCCAGGTGTTGATCGCGATGGCCCATCAGGACACTAACGGCAACGAGACGTACGAGTTCCCCGAGGCCGACGATCCCTACACAAGTGACGAGGAGCCGGTGATCGATGACGCACTGATCACGCTCGAGGACGAGATGAACGAGACGTCCGAGTGA
- a CDS encoding long-chain-fatty-acid--CoA ligase codes for MSEHPTIGDTLEQTVERYPERDAIVYPRKDQRWTYAEFNERVDRLANAMRDLGIEKGDRVATVLYNGSEMALTVYACAKLGAVFTPLNFRLPAGEIEYIVNDAEAEIVLFESETREAVEGARPSLETVDDYVFIDDDRDDPPAYARGFYDLLESGAADPPAVAVEEDDVYAFIYTSGTTGRPKGVVHEHRSMVEHDLLCIAELDLTRDDVGLSVMPLYHCAELHCSLFARVHRGAANVIHHEFDPEAALEAIEDHRVTVLFAAPTAWNALSLTAAEADVDVSSLRIGLYGAAPMPERVLENCMDHLCEAYVQAYGMTELGPAAVFQPPEDQIPKQGSAGLPALNHRVRVVEPDADPDAEVDEGEIGEILLSSPCTMREYWNRPEATAESLREADGTTWYYTGDLGYRDGDGYPFVVDRKDDMIVSGGENVYPAEVEDVLFDHDAVEEAAVVGEPDEEWGERVVAYVVAGGVDAAGLNEFVLESDRLADFKRPRTYYFVDELPKNPSGKIQKFKLREDETDVDPEAEHVAS; via the coding sequence ATGTCAGAACACCCCACAATCGGCGACACCCTCGAGCAGACGGTCGAGCGCTATCCCGAGCGGGACGCGATCGTCTATCCGCGGAAGGATCAGCGGTGGACCTACGCCGAGTTCAACGAGCGCGTCGACCGGCTGGCGAACGCGATGCGCGACCTCGGGATCGAGAAGGGCGACAGGGTCGCAACGGTCCTGTACAACGGGTCCGAGATGGCACTTACCGTCTACGCGTGCGCGAAGCTCGGCGCCGTCTTCACCCCGCTGAACTTCCGCCTGCCGGCGGGCGAGATCGAGTACATCGTCAACGACGCCGAAGCCGAGATAGTCCTGTTCGAGTCCGAGACGCGGGAGGCGGTCGAGGGAGCGCGGCCGAGCCTCGAAACCGTCGACGACTACGTGTTCATCGACGACGACCGCGACGATCCGCCGGCGTACGCGCGGGGATTCTACGACCTCCTCGAGTCGGGGGCCGCCGACCCGCCCGCAGTGGCCGTCGAGGAGGACGACGTCTACGCCTTCATCTACACTTCAGGGACCACGGGGCGGCCGAAGGGCGTCGTCCACGAGCACCGCAGCATGGTCGAACACGATCTACTGTGTATCGCGGAACTGGACCTCACCCGCGACGACGTCGGGCTGTCGGTGATGCCGCTGTACCACTGCGCCGAGCTCCACTGTAGCCTGTTCGCGCGGGTCCACCGCGGCGCGGCGAACGTCATCCACCACGAGTTCGACCCGGAGGCGGCCCTCGAGGCGATCGAAGACCACCGCGTCACGGTCCTGTTCGCGGCGCCGACCGCGTGGAACGCGCTGTCGCTGACCGCCGCCGAGGCCGACGTCGACGTCTCGTCGCTCCGGATCGGCCTCTACGGCGCGGCGCCGATGCCCGAACGGGTACTCGAGAACTGCATGGACCACCTCTGCGAGGCGTACGTCCAGGCCTACGGGATGACCGAGCTCGGGCCGGCGGCGGTCTTCCAGCCGCCGGAGGACCAGATTCCGAAGCAGGGGTCGGCCGGCCTGCCCGCGCTCAACCACCGCGTCCGCGTGGTCGAACCTGACGCCGATCCGGACGCCGAAGTCGACGAGGGCGAGATCGGCGAGATCCTGCTTTCGAGTCCGTGTACGATGCGCGAGTACTGGAACCGACCCGAGGCGACCGCTGAATCCCTGCGCGAGGCCGACGGGACGACGTGGTACTACACCGGCGATCTGGGCTACCGCGACGGCGACGGCTACCCCTTCGTCGTCGACCGGAAGGACGACATGATCGTCTCGGGCGGTGAAAACGTCTACCCGGCCGAGGTCGAGGACGTGCTGTTCGATCACGACGCCGTCGAGGAGGCGGCCGTCGTCGGCGAACCCGACGAGGAGTGGGGCGAACGGGTCGTCGCGTACGTCGTCGCCGGCGGCGTCGACGCGGCCGGCCTCAACGAGTTCGTCCTCGAGAGCGATCGGCTCGCGGACTTCAAGCGCCCGCGGACGTACTACTTCGTCGACGAACTGCCCAAGAACCCCAGTGGCAAGATCCAGAAGTTCAAACTGCGGGAGGACGAGACCGACGTCGACCCCGAGGCCGAGCACGTCGCGTCCTGA
- a CDS encoding TIGR00366 family protein, whose product MSGETPTHDAERTDQSVADDAGRTGFVPAFGQYFPESLVGAVFLAGLALVATAPFLEPLTQLEVFATGFYDLFALQMFLILFWVLSAAVVEAPRVGAVLDGVADVLPTSQRGIVFSTGAPSLALGWVNWALGLIAGVLVGQKLCRRARAEGTAVHYPLVLTGALLALVVTNQGLSSPGALLMADGSGVANVVAEDAGSVSMSSFVLHPVNLVSTAVFVATLPLLLVWLAPDEESEIEPLAERNRVLEGSIAETLSHYVPARDHDDWQLGDRLENSRLISLATVAVGLASAGWHFGTGGALTLPWLAFTLVVLGLLVQGPPMAFREKTEDATRWANHVAIPFLLYASVVALLTEADLYGPIGDAIASTGVPGAASYVVAFVLGLLVPDPASVWVLQGPALAAADVDLAVSLIATMYGAGVSNLWLAFLFAGILSIRGFDWREFATYAAIVTLYVSAVVLGLLLVV is encoded by the coding sequence ATGAGCGGCGAAACACCCACTCACGACGCCGAACGGACGGACCAGTCGGTCGCCGACGACGCCGGTCGAACGGGATTTGTTCCCGCATTCGGTCAGTACTTCCCTGAGTCGCTCGTCGGTGCAGTCTTCCTCGCGGGACTAGCGCTCGTCGCGACGGCTCCGTTCCTCGAGCCGCTGACTCAACTCGAGGTGTTTGCGACCGGCTTCTACGACCTGTTCGCGCTGCAGATGTTCCTGATTCTCTTCTGGGTGCTCAGCGCCGCGGTCGTCGAAGCGCCGCGCGTCGGCGCCGTTCTCGACGGGGTCGCCGACGTCCTCCCGACGAGCCAGCGGGGGATCGTCTTCTCGACGGGCGCCCCCTCGCTGGCGCTGGGCTGGGTCAACTGGGCGCTCGGGCTGATCGCCGGCGTCCTCGTCGGCCAGAAGCTCTGTCGGCGCGCTCGCGCCGAGGGGACCGCGGTCCACTACCCGCTCGTGCTGACCGGCGCCCTACTGGCGCTGGTCGTCACGAACCAGGGGCTCTCGAGTCCCGGCGCGTTGCTGATGGCCGACGGGAGCGGCGTCGCGAACGTCGTGGCTGAGGACGCCGGGAGCGTTTCGATGTCGTCGTTCGTGCTCCACCCGGTGAACCTCGTCTCGACTGCAGTCTTCGTCGCCACGCTGCCGCTCTTACTGGTCTGGCTCGCACCGGACGAGGAGTCCGAGATCGAACCGCTCGCGGAGCGCAACCGCGTTCTCGAGGGGTCGATCGCCGAGACCCTGTCGCACTACGTGCCGGCGCGGGACCACGATGACTGGCAACTCGGCGATCGGCTCGAGAACAGCCGGCTCATCAGCCTGGCGACGGTCGCCGTCGGCCTCGCGTCCGCGGGGTGGCACTTCGGAACCGGCGGCGCGCTGACGCTGCCGTGGCTCGCGTTCACGTTGGTCGTGCTCGGCTTGTTGGTCCAGGGACCGCCGATGGCCTTCCGGGAGAAAACGGAGGACGCGACGCGGTGGGCCAACCACGTAGCGATCCCGTTCCTGCTGTACGCCTCGGTCGTCGCGTTGCTGACCGAAGCCGACCTGTACGGGCCGATCGGCGACGCGATCGCGAGCACGGGCGTTCCCGGCGCGGCGTCGTACGTCGTCGCCTTCGTCCTGGGCTTGCTCGTCCCGGATCCCGCCTCCGTCTGGGTCCTTCAGGGCCCGGCGCTGGCGGCCGCCGACGTCGATCTCGCCGTCTCACTGATCGCGACGATGTACGGCGCGGGCGTCTCGAACCTCTGGCTCGCGTTCCTGTTCGCCGGCATCCTCTCGATCCGCGGCTTCGACTGGCGGGAGTTCGCGACGTATGCAGCGATCGTCACGCTGTACGTCTCGGCCGTCGTCCTGGGGCTGTTGCTGGTCGTCTGA
- a CDS encoding short-chain fatty acid transporter codes for MSVASSEKGAVRRFFTGLGEFSSRLVRRYLPDAFIFALLLTFLTMGIAVLVTDTGPADVATHWGAGFWEVVTFSTQATLALLTGWALADSPPVKRGLRRVAAIPSSQTGAIVVVAFCSQLLGLFHWGVVLIAGAILAREVGIAMAEKDVDVHYPLLVAAAYAGLLPWHQGLSAASLLLVATDGHFAEESMGVIPVSETIFHPFNLALVTATVAVVVVLMPLMAPDEEHIKTVPEEKLRQARGEVMTDGGERSEGSRSSSDRRSDVVEASEASRSSSEPRSDVGEPSETRRTSEYRSDGGMTATTDARPHRLHESRPKELLLDSTALCVGVGLLIWTYLGYLFVTEPFMDVLNINILISAMFGLGFLAHASLRSYIEVFHEAIRGASQIIIQFQFYGGIMSIMVFSGLAELIAETAAAYATETTWYLMVFVSGGIVNFFVPSGGGQWTVMGEIYASATQSIPGTQMNHMMIAFAMGDQWTNMVQPFWAIPVLGIAGLTIRDMMGYVVVLFVFSGIVMGAGAVLMGVVG; via the coding sequence ATGAGCGTGGCCTCGAGCGAGAAGGGCGCGGTCCGTCGCTTTTTCACCGGACTCGGCGAATTCTCGAGCAGGCTCGTCCGGCGCTATCTCCCCGACGCGTTCATCTTCGCGCTCCTGTTGACGTTTCTGACGATGGGTATCGCGGTCCTGGTCACCGATACGGGACCCGCCGACGTCGCGACCCACTGGGGAGCGGGCTTCTGGGAGGTCGTCACGTTCTCGACGCAGGCGACGCTAGCGCTTTTGACCGGCTGGGCGCTGGCGGATTCCCCGCCGGTCAAACGCGGACTTCGGCGGGTCGCGGCGATCCCGAGCAGCCAGACGGGAGCAATCGTCGTCGTCGCATTTTGCAGTCAGTTGCTCGGGCTGTTTCACTGGGGCGTCGTGTTGATCGCCGGCGCGATCCTCGCCCGCGAGGTCGGCATCGCGATGGCCGAGAAGGACGTCGACGTCCACTATCCGCTGCTGGTCGCGGCCGCCTACGCGGGGCTGCTCCCATGGCACCAGGGCCTCTCCGCGGCCTCGCTGTTGCTCGTCGCGACGGACGGCCACTTCGCCGAGGAGAGCATGGGCGTCATCCCCGTCTCCGAGACGATCTTCCACCCATTCAACCTCGCGCTGGTCACGGCGACCGTCGCCGTCGTCGTGGTGCTCATGCCGCTGATGGCGCCCGACGAGGAACATATCAAGACGGTCCCCGAGGAGAAGCTGCGGCAGGCGCGCGGCGAGGTGATGACTGATGGGGGTGAGAGATCCGAAGGATCTCGATCCTCGTCAGACCGACGGTCTGACGTAGTTGAGGCGAGCGAAGCGAGTCGAAGCTCATCAGAACCTCGTTCTGATGTAGGTGAGCCGAGTGAAACGAGGCGAACGTCGGAATACCGTTCCGACGGTGGGATGACCGCGACCACCGACGCGCGGCCACACCGCCTGCACGAATCGCGACCGAAGGAACTTCTGCTCGATAGCACGGCGCTCTGCGTCGGAGTCGGACTGCTGATCTGGACGTATCTGGGCTACCTGTTCGTGACGGAGCCGTTCATGGACGTCCTGAACATCAACATCCTCATTTCGGCGATGTTCGGCCTCGGCTTCCTCGCGCACGCGTCGCTTCGCAGCTACATCGAGGTCTTCCACGAGGCGATCCGCGGGGCCAGCCAAATCATCATCCAGTTCCAGTTCTACGGCGGGATCATGAGCATCATGGTCTTCTCCGGGCTGGCCGAGTTGATCGCCGAGACGGCCGCCGCCTACGCGACGGAGACGACGTGGTATCTGATGGTGTTCGTCTCCGGCGGCATCGTCAACTTCTTCGTCCCCTCCGGCGGCGGCCAGTGGACGGTGATGGGCGAGATCTACGCCTCGGCCACCCAGTCGATCCCGGGAACGCAGATGAACCACATGATGATCGCCTTCGCGATGGGCGACCAGTGGACCAACATGGTCCAGCCGTTCTGGGCCATCCCGGTGCTCGGCATCGCCGGACTGACCATTCGGGACATGATGGGCTACGTCGTCGTGCTGTTCGTCTTCTCCGGCATCGTGATGGGAGCCGGGGCAGTCCTGATGGGGGTCGTCGGGTGA
- a CDS encoding glutamate--cysteine ligase, which yields MERGSRDSFTRMGTLGIEEECFVVDDDGRPTSGTDDLVYEYDPPEILEGRLDHELFKFVIETQTPLIEDPADARETLLEIRRALVDHATDHGYRIAAAGLHPLAKWQELEHAEKPRYRSQLDRIQYPQHRNTTAGVHVHVGVDDADKAVWIANELRWFVPIILALSANSPYWNGYDTGLQSARAKIFEALPNTGMPTYFEDYEAFDRFERRMLETESIRDRGELWYDVRPHTAHGTVELRTPDGQADPEIILAFVEYAHALVEALAEEYEDGADGYGRDHRRELLDENKWRAIRHGHEASLIDREMEGTIDLGELVDRECERLGINGIKRVYERDSGAERQRRLLEEEGPDALCESLLLGTE from the coding sequence ATGGAACGCGGGTCCCGGGATTCGTTTACGCGCATGGGCACGCTGGGGATTGAAGAGGAGTGTTTCGTCGTCGACGACGACGGTCGCCCCACGAGCGGCACCGACGATCTCGTCTACGAGTACGACCCGCCCGAGATCCTCGAGGGACGGCTCGATCACGAACTGTTCAAGTTCGTCATCGAGACCCAGACGCCGCTGATCGAGGATCCCGCCGACGCCCGAGAGACGCTGCTCGAGATTCGACGGGCGCTGGTCGATCACGCAACCGACCACGGCTACCGGATCGCCGCGGCGGGGCTGCATCCGCTGGCAAAGTGGCAGGAACTCGAACACGCCGAAAAGCCGCGGTACCGGTCGCAACTCGACCGCATCCAGTACCCGCAACACCGGAACACGACGGCGGGTGTCCACGTCCACGTCGGCGTCGACGACGCCGATAAGGCGGTCTGGATCGCCAACGAACTGCGCTGGTTCGTCCCGATCATCCTCGCGCTCTCCGCGAACTCGCCGTACTGGAACGGGTACGACACCGGGCTCCAGTCGGCTCGCGCGAAGATCTTCGAGGCGCTGCCGAACACGGGGATGCCGACCTACTTCGAGGACTACGAGGCCTTCGACCGGTTCGAACGCCGGATGCTCGAGACCGAGTCGATCCGCGACCGCGGCGAACTCTGGTACGACGTGCGGCCCCACACCGCCCACGGGACCGTCGAACTGCGGACGCCCGACGGACAGGCCGATCCCGAAATCATCCTCGCGTTCGTCGAGTACGCCCACGCCCTCGTGGAAGCGCTTGCCGAGGAGTACGAGGACGGCGCCGACGGCTACGGCCGGGACCACCGGCGCGAACTGCTCGACGAGAACAAGTGGCGGGCGATCCGCCACGGCCACGAGGCCAGCCTCATCGACCGCGAGATGGAGGGGACGATCGATCTCGGCGAACTCGTCGACCGCGAGTGCGAGCGCCTGGGGATCAACGGCATCAAGCGCGTCTACGAGCGCGACAGCGGCGCCGAACGACAGCGGCGCCTGCTCGAGGAGGAGGGTCCCGACGCCCTCTGCGAGTCGCTGCTGCTCGGAACCGAGTGA
- a CDS encoding helix-turn-helix domain-containing protein yields the protein MASDDTDERRGGDGSGRPQRDESDDQFDESPLESGADDPAEPRDEGDRTAAVEEVDGRIVDLLSWILDTETRAKIYVYLLANPGSTSEEVATGTGLYPSTVREALAELHEEERVNREKRASEGAGNNPYEYTAIQPSELVGGVVDQVQQELNTIFTLDRLLDRHGASDPGLEGGNEPVTITVDDTEPPEPAANGASETSRSGSDDTTAAGRDADSADPADEDDATESSSDPGPEE from the coding sequence ATGGCTTCAGATGACACCGACGAGCGTCGGGGAGGCGACGGGAGCGGCCGCCCGCAGCGCGACGAATCGGACGATCAGTTCGACGAATCGCCCCTCGAGTCCGGCGCGGACGATCCGGCTGAGCCTCGAGACGAGGGCGATCGAACGGCCGCCGTCGAGGAGGTCGACGGCCGGATCGTCGATCTGCTCTCGTGGATCCTCGATACGGAGACCCGCGCGAAGATCTACGTCTACCTGCTGGCCAATCCGGGCAGCACCTCCGAGGAGGTCGCCACGGGGACCGGCCTCTATCCGAGCACGGTTCGAGAGGCTCTCGCAGAACTCCACGAGGAGGAGCGCGTGAACCGGGAGAAACGCGCCAGCGAGGGCGCCGGCAACAACCCCTACGAGTACACGGCCATTCAGCCGAGCGAACTCGTCGGCGGCGTCGTCGATCAGGTCCAACAGGAACTGAACACCATCTTCACACTCGATCGACTCCTCGATCGCCACGGTGCGTCCGATCCCGGTCTCGAGGGCGGCAACGAACCGGTGACGATCACCGTCGACGACACCGAACCGCCGGAGCCCGCCGCGAACGGCGCGTCCGAGACGTCGCGCTCGGGTTCCGACGACACCACCGCCGCGGGACGCGACGCCGACTCGGCCGACCCAGCCGACGAGGATGACGCGACCGAGTCGTCGTCTGATCCCGGCCCCGAGGAGTAA
- a CDS encoding M24 family metallopeptidase gives MEKRERLETYLESNDLDSVWFARPNSFAWLTGGNNVVDRETDAGVAAVGYDGTTLRIVTDTIEADRITDEELPDLDADEISIEQFPWHDSSLEAAIAARVGSDERAAADVDVPGVERVDPTPLRQPLTKQDRERYRRLGQETAAAVESVCRELRAVDTEHEVASALRVALSARDVEAPVVLVGGAERAQQYRHYTPTEAELGDYALVSVTTQRAGLHASCTRTVAFDPPSWLEERHATAARVETTALAATRAAAGDGNAGTAGDVFAAIRDAYDALGYAGEWEKHHQGGAAGFAGREWIATPDHEAPVTSPMAYAWNPTVEGAKSEDTHLVTADEVESLTDTDNWPTTTASAVEFELELERPAVLTLED, from the coding sequence ATGGAGAAACGCGAGCGCCTCGAGACCTACCTCGAGTCGAACGACCTCGATTCAGTCTGGTTCGCCCGGCCGAACTCGTTCGCCTGGCTGACCGGGGGGAACAACGTCGTCGACCGCGAGACCGACGCCGGCGTCGCCGCCGTCGGCTACGACGGGACGACCCTCCGAATCGTGACGGACACCATCGAAGCCGATCGGATCACCGACGAGGAGTTGCCGGATCTCGACGCCGACGAAATCTCGATCGAACAGTTCCCGTGGCACGACTCGTCGCTCGAAGCGGCCATCGCGGCCCGCGTCGGCTCCGACGAACGGGCCGCCGCGGACGTCGACGTGCCGGGCGTAGAGCGCGTCGATCCGACGCCGCTCCGGCAGCCGTTGACGAAACAGGACCGCGAGCGCTACCGGCGGCTGGGACAGGAGACGGCCGCCGCCGTCGAGTCGGTCTGTCGGGAACTCCGGGCCGTGGACACGGAACACGAGGTCGCGTCGGCCCTACGGGTCGCCCTCTCGGCCCGCGATGTCGAGGCGCCCGTTGTCCTCGTCGGCGGTGCCGAACGCGCCCAGCAGTACCGCCACTACACGCCGACCGAGGCCGAACTCGGCGACTACGCGCTCGTCTCGGTGACGACCCAGCGGGCCGGCCTCCACGCGAGCTGTACTCGGACAGTCGCCTTCGACCCGCCGTCGTGGCTCGAGGAGCGACACGCGACCGCGGCCCGCGTCGAGACGACGGCGCTGGCGGCGACGCGAGCGGCGGCTGGCGACGGAAACGCGGGGACGGCCGGCGACGTCTTCGCGGCGATTCGGGACGCCTACGACGCGCTCGGCTACGCGGGCGAGTGGGAGAAGCACCATCAGGGCGGCGCCGCCGGCTTCGCCGGCCGGGAGTGGATCGCGACGCCCGACCACGAGGCCCCGGTGACGTCGCCGATGGCCTACGCCTGGAATCCGACCGTCGAGGGCGCGAAAAGCGAGGATACCCACCTCGTTACCGCCGACGAGGTCGAGTCGCTGACGGACACGGACAACTGGCCGACGACGACCGCCAGCGCCGTCGAGTTCGAACTGGAACTCGAGCGGCCGGCCGTGCTGACGCTCGAGGACTGA
- a CDS encoding cytochrome oxidase assembly protein — protein sequence MSTNSQTSRPVVRPLIERFGFPHLLAVTLVMVAATILLGIAAKATGSGLACQANWPQCDAGPYNLFPANLPSFYEWFHRFVAMFAGFAIIGTAIAAVRLPDVDRRVAGLVVAGLVLTPIQVILGRETVTTYTMDILGLHFWTAISIFVVFTVATVLVWAPRLTADHVTGALVVGAVALPAHVVISPTVISDVTTYGPSMQMFQYGVTLVILASVIVATIIGRRRFDERRLTAFLSATAVLALAVAYLGRQAVNPAFETLYTVGAGLLFVAFLAGVGLTRRASRTSRTPASR from the coding sequence GTGTCGACCAACAGTCAGACCTCTCGTCCGGTAGTTCGTCCGCTGATCGAACGGTTCGGCTTTCCGCATCTGCTCGCGGTGACGCTCGTGATGGTCGCGGCGACGATCCTGCTCGGCATCGCCGCGAAGGCGACCGGGTCGGGGCTAGCCTGCCAGGCTAACTGGCCCCAGTGTGACGCCGGCCCGTACAACCTGTTCCCGGCGAACCTCCCGAGTTTCTACGAGTGGTTCCACCGCTTCGTCGCCATGTTCGCCGGCTTCGCGATCATCGGGACGGCCATCGCCGCCGTGCGCTTGCCGGACGTCGACCGCCGCGTCGCCGGGCTCGTCGTCGCTGGACTGGTGCTGACGCCGATTCAGGTCATCCTCGGTCGCGAAACCGTCACGACGTACACGATGGACATTCTCGGACTCCACTTCTGGACCGCGATCTCGATCTTCGTGGTGTTTACCGTCGCGACCGTCCTCGTCTGGGCGCCGCGGCTGACGGCGGATCACGTCACCGGCGCGCTCGTGGTGGGTGCCGTCGCGCTCCCGGCCCACGTGGTGATCAGTCCGACGGTGATCAGCGACGTCACGACGTATGGACCGTCGATGCAGATGTTCCAGTACGGCGTCACGCTCGTCATCCTCGCGTCCGTCATCGTCGCCACGATCATCGGTCGCCGCCGGTTCGACGAGAGGCGGCTGACCGCGTTCCTGAGCGCGACGGCGGTGCTCGCACTCGCCGTCGCCTACCTTGGCCGACAGGCCGTCAACCCCGCGTTCGAAACCCTCTACACCGTCGGCGCCGGACTGCTCTTCGTCGCGTTCCTCGCGGGCGTCGGTCTGACGCGCCGCGCCTCGAGGACGTCGCGGACGCCGGCGTCCCGATAA
- a CDS encoding metal-dependent hydrolase, with protein sequence MYQVGHYGTALLAYAPLGTAVALGGHETAAILGALACVALSTLPDCDQKVPLVEHRGPTHSLAFALLVGAGLAGIAATFAGAGSPLLGAGLVGFAFLVGALSICSHLFADALTPMGIRPLWPLSSRRYTLAVTRTANPLANYVLLSLGVAAVLAGTGIVATLG encoded by the coding sequence ATGTATCAGGTCGGCCATTACGGGACGGCGCTGCTGGCGTACGCGCCGCTTGGCACCGCCGTCGCCCTCGGCGGACACGAGACGGCGGCGATACTCGGCGCGCTCGCCTGTGTCGCGCTCTCGACGCTCCCTGATTGCGACCAGAAAGTGCCGCTCGTCGAGCACCGCGGCCCGACCCACTCGCTGGCGTTCGCCCTGTTAGTCGGCGCCGGGCTCGCCGGGATCGCCGCGACGTTCGCCGGCGCCGGTTCCCCCCTTCTCGGCGCCGGCCTCGTCGGCTTCGCCTTCCTCGTCGGCGCGCTCTCGATCTGCTCGCACCTCTTCGCGGACGCGCTGACGCCGATGGGGATCCGTCCCCTCTGGCCCCTCTCGAGTCGCCGCTACACGCTCGCGGTGACCCGGACGGCGAACCCGCTGGCCAACTACGTTCTGTTGAGCCTCGGGGTCGCGGCGGTACTCGCGGGCACGGGAATCGTCGCGACGCTCGGCTGA
- a CDS encoding helix-turn-helix domain-containing protein: MSLVATVVVPAAEFPLGSLLDMDEDVTLTVETTVPTSESVVPYFWAPADVADSIVATLESERTVAAVSIVDEIDDHVLVKIAWNDRVDGVLETICERDVIVTSAVGTETRWTFRLWFPSSEDLSAFYSSCLERDISIELVRLHETDEPSVDRGFGLTTAQRELLVAAYEAGYFDVPRRTTLVELGDRLDVSDSAVSQRLRRGLAALIGSTIAVDTDDETASLSRRLDDELEVETQSDP; encoded by the coding sequence ATGAGTCTCGTCGCGACGGTCGTGGTCCCGGCGGCGGAGTTCCCCCTCGGGTCGCTGCTCGACATGGACGAGGACGTGACGCTGACCGTCGAGACGACGGTCCCGACCAGCGAGTCGGTCGTCCCGTACTTCTGGGCGCCGGCCGACGTCGCCGACTCGATCGTCGCCACCCTCGAGTCCGAACGGACGGTCGCCGCCGTCTCGATCGTCGACGAAATCGACGATCACGTCCTCGTCAAGATCGCGTGGAACGATCGGGTCGACGGCGTCCTCGAGACGATCTGCGAGCGCGACGTGATCGTCACGAGCGCTGTCGGCACGGAGACCCGCTGGACGTTCCGCCTCTGGTTTCCGTCCTCCGAGGACCTATCGGCCTTCTATAGCAGTTGCCTCGAGCGGGATATCTCGATCGAACTCGTCCGCCTCCACGAGACGGACGAACCGAGCGTCGACCGCGGGTTCGGATTGACGACGGCCCAGCGGGAACTGCTGGTCGCCGCCTACGAGGCCGGCTACTTCGACGTCCCGCGGCGAACCACGCTGGTCGAACTGGGCGACCGGCTCGACGTGTCCGACTCGGCGGTCTCACAGCGGCTGCGTCGCGGCCTCGCGGCGCTCATCGGCTCGACAATCGCCGTCGATACCGACGACGAAACGGCGTCTCTCTCGCGTCGATTGGACGACGAACTCGAGGTCGAAACGCAGTCGGATCCGTGA